The Miscanthus floridulus cultivar M001 chromosome 7, ASM1932011v1, whole genome shotgun sequence genome includes a region encoding these proteins:
- the LOC136463651 gene encoding cell number regulator 2-like isoform X1, whose translation MYPKADEGAAQPLATGIPISGGYYQEGGATAAFAVQAQAAPVAAWSTGLCDCFDDCSNCCVTCLCPCITFGQIAEIIDRGSTSCGTSAALYTLIMLLTGYQCVYSCFYRAKMRAQYGLQESPCADCCVHCCCQCCALCQEYRELKKRGFDMNIAQHVTALLTDAARRRCFCACRVACEHGEAGAHRRHHAAADAPWDDPLMLPPASPQFAAETRLRMYRSAPSLCAASLVAMSLQCTPMKLPVSTLSLYKKDYHVM comes from the exons ATGTACCCGAAGGCAGACGAGGGTGCTGCCCAGCCGCTGGCCACGGGCATCCCCATCAGCGGCGGCTACTACCAGGAGGGCGGCGCGACGGCGGCCTTCGCGGTGCAGGCGCAGGCCGCGCCCGTCGCCGCCTGGTCCACCGGCCTCTGCGACTGCTTCGACGACTGCAGCAACT GCTGCGTGACGTGCCTGTGCCCGTGCATCACGTTCGGGCAGATCGCGGAGATCATCGACCGGGGTTCCACGTCGTGCGGAACCAGCGCGGCGCTGTACACGCTCATCATGCTGCTCACCGGCTACCAGTGCGTCTACTCCTGCTTCTACCGCGCCAAGATGCGCGCGCAGTACGGCCTCCAGGAGAGCCCCTGCGCCGACTGCTGCGTCCACTGCTGCTGCCAGTGCTGCGCGCTCTGCCAGGAGTACCGCGAGCTCAAGAAGCGAGGATTCGACATGAACATAG CACAGCACGTCACTGCACTGCTAACAGATGCTGCGCGCCGCCGTTGTTTCTGCGCGTGCAGGGTGGCATGCGAACATGGAGAGGCAGGGGCGCACCGCCGCCACCATGCCGCCGCAGATGCACCGTGGGATGACCCGCTGATGCTGCCGCCCGCCTCGCCTCAATTTGCTGCGGAAACCAGATTACGTATGTATCGGTCCGCGCCCAGCCTCTGCGCTGCGTCCCTAGTTGCGATGTCACTGCAGTGCACGCCCATGAAACTACCGGTATCTACTCTGAGTTTGTATAAAAAAGACTATCATGTCATGTGA
- the LOC136463651 gene encoding cell number regulator 2-like isoform X2 has protein sequence MYPKADEGAAQPLATGIPISGGYYQEGGATAAFAVQAQAAPVAAWSTGLCDCFDDCSNCCVTCLCPCITFGQIAEIIDRGSTSCGTSAALYTLIMLLTGYQCVYSCFYRAKMRAQYGLQESPCADCCVHCCCQCCALCQEYRELKKRGFDMNIGWHANMERQGRTAATMPPQMHRGMTR, from the exons ATGTACCCGAAGGCAGACGAGGGTGCTGCCCAGCCGCTGGCCACGGGCATCCCCATCAGCGGCGGCTACTACCAGGAGGGCGGCGCGACGGCGGCCTTCGCGGTGCAGGCGCAGGCCGCGCCCGTCGCCGCCTGGTCCACCGGCCTCTGCGACTGCTTCGACGACTGCAGCAACT GCTGCGTGACGTGCCTGTGCCCGTGCATCACGTTCGGGCAGATCGCGGAGATCATCGACCGGGGTTCCACGTCGTGCGGAACCAGCGCGGCGCTGTACACGCTCATCATGCTGCTCACCGGCTACCAGTGCGTCTACTCCTGCTTCTACCGCGCCAAGATGCGCGCGCAGTACGGCCTCCAGGAGAGCCCCTGCGCCGACTGCTGCGTCCACTGCTGCTGCCAGTGCTGCGCGCTCTGCCAGGAGTACCGCGAGCTCAAGAAGCGAGGATTCGACATGAACATAG GGTGGCATGCGAACATGGAGAGGCAGGGGCGCACCGCCGCCACCATGCCGCCGCAGATGCACCGTGGGATGACCCGCTGA
- the LOC136463653 gene encoding uncharacterized protein, whose amino-acid sequence MSSSSTSSSCDGSGNPRPAAAAGAVSAAAAVAGPAAQLPRRQCRDVFWLVVFLLHLLVFGAALALFGLNRFRQADRFNIGRYANLTAEPWGTATPAGSPEPAPAAPPPPSVYRSEDPSVPASELTETYWKYYGAAGAVGVALAWAWLAAAAWRKDGGKVVMRTAVHCLTAYLAVVSVLCFWGKHFFWGVALAVGAGLHFLYVMSVLDRFPFTMLVLQKAVRMVRELPDVMRIAYAFVVVMLCWMALWSFGVSGIVAFGIPNGGQWWLLLIFSVSLFWTGAVLSNTVHVIVSGMVFLVLIHGGPAAATMPPKPLLKSLQYAVTTSFGSICYGSLFTAAIRTLRWEIRGIRSKIGSNECLLCCIDFLFHIVETLVRFFNKYAYVQIAVNGQSFNRSARDAWELFQSTGIESLVAYDCSGAILLMSTILGGLITGTCMGVWTYFKQSDKAVMVGSTSMLMGMILVGLTVVVVESAVTSIYICYAEDPLLIQRWDPEFFEQISEALHQRLQYRSARARQILNGRLDHLPHSSII is encoded by the exons ATGTCCtcttcctccacctcctcctcctgcgATGGGAGCGGGAACCCTAGAcccgccgcggcggcgggggcCGTCTCGGCAGCGGCGGCTGTGGCGGGCCCCGCGGCGCAGTTGCCGAGGCGGCAGTGCCGGGACGTGTTCTGGCTGGtggtcttcctcctccacctgctcGTCTTCGGCGCCGCGCTCGCGCTCTTCGGCCTCAACCGCTTCCGCCAGGCCGACCGCTTCAACATCGGCCGCTACGCCAACCTCACCGCGGAGCcctggggcaccgccacccccgccGGCTCGCCGgagcccgcgcccgccgcgccgccgccgccctccgtcTACCGCTCCGAGGACCCCTCCGTGCCGGCGTCCGAGCTCACCGAGACGTACTGGAAGTACTACGGCGCCGCGGGCGCCGTCGGGGTCGCGCTCGCGTGGGcgtggctggcggcggcggcctggAGGAAGGACGGCGGCAAGGTGGTCATGCGGACCGCCGTGCACTGCCTCACGGCCTACCTCGCCGTCGTCAGCGTCCTGTGCTTCTGGGGGAAGCACTTCTTCTGGGGCGTCGCCCTGGCCGTCGGCGCCGGCCTGCACTTCCTCTACGTCATGTCTGTGCTCGATAG GTTTCCCTTCACAATGCTAGTACTACAGAAGGCAGTAAGAATGGTACGGGAACTTCCTGATGTGATGCGAATTGCTTATGCATTTGTGGTAGTCATGCTTTGTTGGATGGCATTATGGTCCTTTGGAGTTTCTGGTATTGTTGCATTTGGCATTCCAAATGGTGGGCAATGGTGGCTTCTTTTG ATATTTTCAGTCAGTTTATTTTGGACTGGAGCTGTCCTTAGCAATACAGTTCATGTCATTGTCTCAGGGATGGTTTTCCTCGTTCTcattcatggtggtccagctgctgcaacaatgcCCCCAAAGCCTCTTCTGAAATCTCTTCAGTATGCTGTGACAACTTCGTTTGGAAGCATTTGCTATGGCTCACTTTTTACCGCTGCTATTAGGACTTTACGATGGGAG ATTCGTGGAATTCGTTCTAAAATTGGCAGTAATGAGTGTTTGCTATGTTGTATTGATTTTTTGTTTCATATTGTGGAGACGCTTGTTCGCTTCTTCAACAAATATGCATATGTACAG ATAGCAGTTAATGGACAGAGTTTCAATCGCTCAGCTAGGGATGCTTGGGAGCTGTTTCAATCCACCGGCATCGAATCACTTGTTGCTTATGACTGTTCGGGTGCTATCCTTCTGATGAGCACCATTTTAGGTGGATTAATTACTGGAACCTGCATGGGCGTTTGGACATATTTCAAACAAAGTGATAAAGCTGTTATGGTTGGTTCAACCTCCATGCTGATGGGTATGATACTG GTTGGACTAACTGTTGTGGTTGTGGAAAGTGCTGTTACATCAATATACATATGCTATGCTGAGGATCCCCTTTTGATTCAGAGATGGGATCCTGAATTTTTCGAACAAATATCAGAAGCACTACACCAGCGACTGCAGTACCGAAGTGCGCGAGCCCGTCAAATACTGAATGGGCGGCTTGATCATTTGCCACATTCGTCCATTATTTGA